The following DNA comes from Desulfobacterales bacterium.
TCTCCGATGCGCTGGACCGCGCGATCAACTTTGACAATACGTGGGCCGAAGGCTCCCCCTTTATGCGATCCATTCGAAGCCCTTTCAGCCTTCACAAAAAAAATATCGAAAAATACGGGGTTTCTCATCACGGCCCCCTGGTGGATGTGATCGGAACGTATTTTGACGGCACAAATGCCATTGAAGAACCCGATACGAACACAATCCTCGAATGCATGTGGAATCTGAAAAAAGCATCGGCCCATGCCCGACAGTTTTCCGGTCATATTCCCTGTTCCAATGACACCCTGATCGATCTGATCAACGAATATAAAGCCTCTGATCTATACCGGTTTCATCAGGAGTTTGACCAGCAGGAGGATATCCCCAGAGGAAGGGCCATAGAATATGCCAGGCAGGAAGAACGGGTGCCGGACTGGGCAAGGCATATTCTCTATCATCCCAATCCATCCGCCCTCCAGCCAAAAAATCTGATCGGCCTTATTTATGATTTTTTAATCCGCGCCAGCTGGAAACCGCGGCATATCGCCAACATTCTCAGGGATCTGTATCAAAACCCGTCGTTTAACTGGACGCAGGATTTTTTCAAATATCCGGCCGAAGAAAAAGCCAACTTCTGGGCCAGGACCTACAGCGCAGTAACCCTGTGGAAGACCGGACGGCTGACCGTTTCCTGAAAAGCCGTCCCGAAAAGAGGTTAGAGATGAAAACCGTCACTCTGTCTTATTTTGTAGTCCTGTTCATTTTTTGTATCCAGTCGCCGGTCCGGGCAGGCGTTACGCTCAATATTTCCGACGACACGCCGGTCGATCCGGGGCTCCAGGTCCAGCGCATCGTCGTTTCAACTGGGGAAAGCCTTCTTTCCGCCTGCCCCGAAAAAAAACAGCCCTTGAGTTTCGGGCTATCCTATGATGGCCGGAACCGCTTGACAGAAAATGCGGCAAAGGGCGATATTGACTGCCAATGGCTGGTAGTGGCCGCCCTTGCGGAGTATCCCTCCATAACCGGGATCATCTTCAGAGAAGCGGGTCGCCCGGCGCTTGATCCGGATGATGCCACGCCACTAATTGCATTACTTCAGGATGCCCCGAAAAACCCGGGCGACGGCTGGTATATTCAGGCCGGCTATTTTATTTCAGACTGGGATCTTGAGCCCTGGGCTTCATATCAAAGGTGGGAAAAAAATATTCCGGATGCCGGTGAAAGCTGTAACACCTGGCAACTCGGCCTGTCGTATTTTATAAAAGGTCACACCGCCAATATAAAAATCGGCTATGAAAGATTCAAAACCGATGCGGATTCAGCTGAAGCAGCAGATAAAGACGCCATCGATACGATACTGACGGAATTCTGCATTAGCTACTGAACTGCGACCGGGTAAAAAACCTGGCATTCATGAGCGACGTACGGATGTTATACCGGAGCTATTCATAAAGTGATTTCGGCATTGCAGCCCGGAATATTTTCAAAAATATTAACGTTTTGATCATGGCAGAGCAAATTGCACGTTTTGACAAGTCCGAATTCTGTCGGTATAGTCATGATGTATCTGAATGGCAACTCGAATCGAGTATTTTGACAGATATCATTATTTTGTTCAGCGGTCACAAAAAAGGAAAAACCCAATGGCCAGATGTTCCGTATGCAAGACCCGAAAGGCGAAAAAATGCATTCGAACAGGCCCGTTGCTGCGGACCTCGCAAGCTCGGCCGCGGAAAAGCAATCATGCTTGCTAAGCGTCAATTAGCTGAATTTGTCTGTGATGCAGTGAACCTGGAGGGGATCAATTTTACCCTGCCGGAAATCCAAACTTTATTGGAGGGAATTACCGTTGGCGGACATAAAGTAACTGACCAGCAAATAGCGCTGAATCAAGCATATACATGACAAACATTATTTGAGTTAACAGGAAACAATCAATTTGAAATCACGCTTGAAAAAATCTGTGCGCTTCATCTAATAGCTGCCAAGGACGAAGCTTTGGAGTGGGGCAAGTTCCGATCCGGCGGAGTTATTATTGCGGGAACAGACTATATGCCGCCACAGGCAGATTCGTTACCGGAGTTGTTTGAAAAAATGGTGGATGATTCATGCAGAATATCAGACATTTACGATCAAGCCATCCATTTTTTTCTTACAATGGCGAGATGTCAATTTTTTTACGGTGTCAATAAGCGTATGGGGCGTTTTGTCATGAATGGGCTTTTGTTAAGTCGTGGATACCCGGCAATTAATCTTCCGGCGAAAAGACAATTGGAATTTAATCAATTGATGCTCACTTTATACCAGACGGGAGATCAGGCACAGATGAATACCTTCCTGCGTTCGTGTTTAGATGAAAAGGTTATAAAAATCATGAAAGAATAATTGGGGCTTGATCATAACTGCGGCCATATTTTGCTGTGCGTAGCCTCGGAGTCCCGCCCGTTGCCGGCGTACGACATGGCGCGATCCGGGAAAAAGATGTCGGGGCCATGAAGCGTTAAAAAGCGCAAACGGTTTGAGGCTTGCCGAGTTTTTGTGCTTTAGCTTCATGGCCCCGGCATCCCCCGGATCGTGCTGGAGAAGGCGGCAATGGGCGGGACGGGCCCCGTGACACTGTGGCCGCAGTTATGATCAAGCCCTTATTTTCATTGTTCGTCACATAATTTCACAAGCCATAATTAAAAAGTAGGGGAACAGTGGCTTATTCAAAAAAAAAAGGGCTTGACCATAACTGGCCAAACCCTTGATTTTTAAAGTGCCGAGGAACGGAATCGAACCGCTGACACGGGGATTTTCAGTCCCCGAAATTCATTTTCACACACCTTCACAAAACGCCATAAAACCATTGACATAGTTGAGTTTTCTTTATATCCTACCTTCACAGCACATCACTTAAAATCACCCCTTTTCACCATTTTGTGGGGGAACAGTGGGGGAACAGGAGAAAGCAACAAATGGCTAAAGACTGGCAGACGACCTCATACCCCGGAGTCAGGTTTTACTCTCACCCCACCCGCAAAAATGGGGTTCAGAAAGATAGAAATTTTTGTATCCGCTACCGTTTTAAAGATCAGGAAAAGGGTGTAAATATACGCAAAGAGGAGATGATCGGCTGGGCCTCTGAAGGCTGGACCATACAGAAAGCGGCAAAAGAGCTTGCCGAATTGAAAAAAAACCATTTGACCGGGGAAGGACCGCAAACCCTTTCTGAAAAACGGCAGCTGAACAAACAACTTCGCGAAGAATCTCAGCAGGAAGCCGAACAACTTGAACGGGAAAAGATCACTTTCCGGGAATACTTCGAATCTGAATATTTGCCGAATGCAAGAGAGACGAAAAAGCCCGAGTCTGTCCGAAAAGAACAAGAACACGTCAAGAACTGGATCGGACCGGCTACCGACAACCTTCCGTTGAAGGAACTCAAGGCGCTTCACCTTGAACGTATTCGTTCCAATATGCTTAACGGGAAATGCGCTGTCCGCTCCAAACGAGTGAAGGTTAAGAAACGCTCCCCCCGCAGTATTGAATACGTTTTTGCAACCTTCAGATCAGTATGGAATCATGCACGGGATCGGGGAGTTGTCACAACGGGCAGCCCCAGCAAACAGGTCAATCGTCCGAGGGTAAATAACCAGCGCCAACGATTTCTTTCCCGAGCCGAAGCCGACCTACTCTTGAAACAGATTGCGGAGAGCAGCCAGCAGACCCATGATATTTGTCTTTTAAGCCTTCATACCGGCATGCGGTTTTCCGAGATTGCATCCCTTACCTGGGGTTGTGTGGACACGACCGGCGGGCGGATTCAGATTCTTAACGCCAAGGGGGCCAAAGACCGCACCGCATTCATGAGGAGGGAAGTCAAAGAAATGTTTGCACTACTGGATCTATGCAAAAATAACGAGCTTGTGTTTAAAAGCAGAACGGGCGGACGGATCGGAAAAATATCGAAGGCATTTGACAAGGCCGTGGTGGACATAGGGCTGAATCAGGATATAACAGACCCTAAACAAAAATTTTCATTTCACTGCTTACGGCACACCTTCGCCAGCTGGCTGGCGGAAGAGGGGGAGAGCCTTCAAGTTGTGCAGAAGCTTCTAGGGCACTCAACACCAATTATGACGCAACGCTATAGCCACCTCGGCGATAATACACTTGAAAGGGCAGTTCTGAACTTCGATAAAAGTAAAACAGATAGCAGGTGATAGCAAAAACAACTTACTGATATTATAGACATACCCAAAAAGCAGGTGACATTCCCACAAGTTTGGATCTATAGCAGGTATCTGTAATTGGAAAATTTCAAAATTGTTTGAAAGTTCTGTAGAAGTCACTTTTGGGATCAAAAAATGTCCTCTAAGCCGTATTCAGAGGTTCGTTTTTATGTAAAAGTTTTTTTTATTTTAATGCGATAGTTCGGGCCGACCCACCGCATGCCATAGCACCGCGAGACAGCACAATTTTTGGATATTCAATTTTAAACAGGATTTAATGGTGGAAACAAAGTCAGAAAGCCTCTCGAAGCTTTTTCTCTTTCTTTTCCTTATTCTTGTAATAGCGGCTAATATTTTCATTCCTCTCGTTTAAAATGGGCTTGAACCAATATGAGATTTCACAATACTCATCAGATATTCTTTTTATGTTTATCTCAAAGTCCTCGTATTCTTTTTTTCCCACTGATGTTTTTGACTCAAAGCTAAACTCGCCATATTTGTCTTGATAGATGCCGAGTATGTCTTCATAATCATTATGGGAAGATTCAATTAATACACCGTAGAACTTGTCCAACCAAAAAATGTAATAAATCCCTTCTAAACCAACGTGTTTTATTTCCAAAACGTCATTCTTTATAGTGTATACGTCCCCGTATACTTTTCGTCTAGAATATCGCACGCGCTCTCTAAGATATTGACTTTTGTCTTTTAGCTTTCCTAATGCGTTAAACTCGTATGGCTCTTTGTCTGGCACAATGTCCTTTAGTGTATATATATAAGTTCCCCACTTTATTCCACGAAAACCAAATGCAGGGCCAAGTTGCTCATCGTCTTCTGGAAAGCTTATTCTGCTATCTACTGAGACATTGCTTTCATCCCTTCTTTCTAACGTTAAATTAATCATGTATACCACTAATATACTTATGATTATGCCGATTCCGGCCCATTTCAGAATTGAAAGCCTGTTTTTTTTTATCGCCTTGACTTGCACTGTGACTGACGCAGGTGAGGTCTTAAATCTTCTATCCCAAGTATGAGATTCTTCTCGTTGTCCTCTTATAGCAGCCGAAGCAACCAATAGTGCTGCTCCAACAACTAACACAGCCCATCCCCATTGCAGCTCAACGGACTCCAGCGCCGCATCAGCGAAGCCTTTAAATGGGTTGCCTTCCAATTCAACATTCATCTCTTTCTTTATTTGAGTCATTTTTGATAAATAGTGAAAAGTCGTAAAAGCTAACATTGCCAGAGAGCCGAATCCAGTGCACCATAGCCCCTTGTATCTGTGTGTGAGACTCAAGAAAGCAGATACCAATGCAAACGCAAGGATGATGCCTCCGCCTCCTCTCCCATTGTGGAAATAGTTTGCATACCCAACAATGGGTAGCTTCACTATTGGCATAAAGACCCCCACGAAGAGGACGATTGAACCGGCTATGCCCAATAAATGTTTAATGCCTTTTACCTTCTTATATTTTATCCAGGCCTTTGTGGTGGAGGGTTCTCCGCAACGTGGACAAAATAGCTCGTTTGGGGATATGCCCTTGCCGCATGAGCTGCAAACGATAGCGGTTTCTTCTGCATTTTGTTCTCCGGATGACCTTTCAGCCTTATTTTGTTTTCTCTTGAGTTTTTTGGAACCTGTCTCAGTTAGTTCTTTGGTAAGACGTGTCTTATATTTGGCAAAAATCAGCCCACATTTTTCACACTCAACTCCCCTAAGCTGTATATGTTCACATTTTGGACAAACTATCTCACCTGCTTCTGGAGTACATTGCTGTTTGCCAGGCTCTTTCTTAACGGAGAACTGCTTCTGGCATTTAGGGCATTGTGAATTTGTCCCTTTATCAGAGAGTTTAGAATCATCTATGTGATAAATTGTTTGACAATTCGGACATTGGGCATTCATTACCATTCTCCTAATTCAAGTCCTTCCCACCACAAGGCAGATGATATTAAATTACTTTAATATGTGATTTAAAGGGGTTAGCAGTCAATCTATCTATTTTGTTCTTGTCTCTTATTCTTCCTATCAAGATTCAAGAGCAATTTTGCCCTCAATCCCAACAAATGTTTCATGGACAGGGGGCTATGTAGTTTAATTGTCATCGATAGAGTAGCACCTACCGCCAAGCTCACTTGGACCGAGGGCAGCCAAACCCTTGGGATCAGGTGAAGCGAAGCGTCAGGTTAGATTTTTTTTATTTTATTATACTTGAGCCAATGAGGTAGTTTATTTTTGTCTTCAAAGTGTAAAATGATATTTATTGAAATTTCTGGGTAATTTTCATCATGTGATTGTAATAAATCAGACCAAATATTCTCAGGATACATACCTGTATTGATATTTGATTTGTTTTGATCCTTTGTTGTTACATGAACTATTTTATTTCTTAGCTTCCTCAGTCTAATATAAGCTTCCCACAAAACCGTTCCTTTTGGAGTTTTAACATTGAGTTGTTGAGGTAAAACATTTCCAATTTTTTCATCTAGAGACAACCATTCAATTCGTTTACTACTTAAGGCACCATAAATCCCAGATTTAAATTTTTTTTCATAATATTTATCTTCAACGATTTTATCGTTTGCGTATGATTCAAGTGCATTAAATGAAAATATAATTGATGCAATTGTATATTCGAAATAATTAAATAATCCTGTAAACTCATCATTTAAGCATGATTTAATAATCTCGTTATATAATGGCTTTGACGATTTAAAATTATTAAATGCTATAGATAAAAATAATGCAGTCGGACTTGGAGGAGGAAAACTGACTTCGGTAGAATCTTGTATTGTGGAAGTAGGTGAATAGCATGCTGTTCCGGCTGATATTTTCTTACCCTTAATAAAACAATCTTTTGTTACTTGTGATACATGCTTGGTTCTCCAATCAATATCTTTTGCAGTTTTCATGTTTTTATCCGTAAATCTAACATTGTAATCAGCCGCCCGGCTTTTGGGGTCGGCTGGATTTATTGGTTATTGGTTATAGGTTTGAACCTTTTTTGTAGACAACGAGATTGAATTCAAATGCCAAGGCGATAACATCCCTCTTGCTTATTACGAGAACGCCCTCATTTGGTTCCTTGAGCACTATTTTCCTATTATCCTCATGGCCTTCCCACAAAACCTTTTCCACGTCATCGTCGTGCCATTCATGTAGTGTCATTACTTCCATTTTCTCACCTATAACAAGTGATTAAGTAGTTTCTGTTTATCTCCATGGACCAGAAATGGGTGACGACGAATTTCCGAGAAAATTATGTTGTTTATAACTGATTATCACTCATTTCGGAATGATAACCGGAAACCGTATAACTATTCACGAATTACGTTTTATCCATTTTTCTGCATGAAAAGCCAGCTACTGATAATTCAGGTACCGATGAGGAGTAGAAAATATTTCGAGATCAAATGAACTGGGATAATGGATAAAATCTTGTAGAGCTGAGGTGCTGTTATTTCTCTCGATAGGGAGAATATAAATAAGATGAGTAATTTGCAAGGGAGAATATCTTTTTCCAACTTTTTTCCGGTAATATGAAATTGCATACCTGTTGACATAACTTGCCAATGTTCACAATTGGATAGATACCGGAATAATGACAGATATGAAACAGACATCGCATAATTTTAAAAGGGCTGGCACGAGCTTGAGGTGCAGCCCATGACCATCCTCACCATCCGCCGTCACGAGAATGTGCGAGCGTCAGCAACAGCGCGCTTCATTGCCCAGAAACGCAAAGGGACCCTGCCCGAAGGAGTGAAAGCGTGAACATTGGAGAACCCTCAAAGCTGAACAAAATACCAGAAGACAGCCCGGCAGTCATCCTCCGGCCGTTCGTCTACGGCACACTGAAACTGGGATACTGGAACCACGAACGCTTCTGCGTCCAGCCTCAAAGCATCGAACCGGCCACCGTATGGGGCGGGCACCACCATCTCTCAGCAGGATTCCCGACTCTGGAGGTACCGGATAGTCTCATCTTGGCTCACGACACCGGCGATCCCATAGCCTACAGACACAGCGCCAGACCGACGGCCTACGTTTCGAGCGCCCCTCAGGTGACTGGGACCTGATCCAGGGCGAGTTGGTAACCTTCACCGACCCGCTACGCGACCTGACTCCAATCGACCGGTTGGAAGGCTTCCGCCCTGACGGGCTCAGTATGTATCAGCGGGTGATGGTTGCGGCAAAGGCTGAACATTCGATTTGCCCGCCTGGATTTACTATTTTAGAGGTCTTATCCGGACGAAAGCGTTTGACAATCGGCAACTGCCAAAATATACATGGAAGATGTTTTAAGTTGGAGAAGCTGCGCCCGGCATCCCCGTTTTCGCCTCTGACATGGCTATAAACCCAATCGCCCATGAGGAGCTAAAGATATGGCCGAGATGGAAGGCCCTTGGTTATCAGTAGACGCAATAGACAGGCACCTCGGGGTCAGCAGCAGTGACACCGTTTACCGCTGGATCGATAAGCACGCCATGCCCGCCCATCGCATGGGGCGTCTTTCGAAGTTCAAGAAAGATGA
Coding sequences within:
- a CDS encoding Fic family protein, yielding MTLEKICALHLIAAKDEALEWGKFRSGGVIIAGTDYMPPQADSLPELFEKMVDDSCRISDIYDQAIHFFLTMARCQFFYGVNKRMGRFVMNGLLLSRGYPAINLPAKRQLEFNQLMLTLYQTGDQAQMNTFLRSCLDEKVIKIMKE
- a CDS encoding site-specific integrase: MAKDWQTTSYPGVRFYSHPTRKNGVQKDRNFCIRYRFKDQEKGVNIRKEEMIGWASEGWTIQKAAKELAELKKNHLTGEGPQTLSEKRQLNKQLREESQQEAEQLEREKITFREYFESEYLPNARETKKPESVRKEQEHVKNWIGPATDNLPLKELKALHLERIRSNMLNGKCAVRSKRVKVKKRSPRSIEYVFATFRSVWNHARDRGVVTTGSPSKQVNRPRVNNQRQRFLSRAEADLLLKQIAESSQQTHDICLLSLHTGMRFSEIASLTWGCVDTTGGRIQILNAKGAKDRTAFMRREVKEMFALLDLCKNNELVFKSRTGGRIGKISKAFDKAVVDIGLNQDITDPKQKFSFHCLRHTFASWLAEEGESLQVVQKLLGHSTPIMTQRYSHLGDNTLERAVLNFDKSKTDSR
- a CDS encoding zinc-ribbon domain-containing protein; protein product: MNAQCPNCQTIYHIDDSKLSDKGTNSQCPKCQKQFSVKKEPGKQQCTPEAGEIVCPKCEHIQLRGVECEKCGLIFAKYKTRLTKELTETGSKKLKRKQNKAERSSGEQNAEETAIVCSSCGKGISPNELFCPRCGEPSTTKAWIKYKKVKGIKHLLGIAGSIVLFVGVFMPIVKLPIVGYANYFHNGRGGGGIILAFALVSAFLSLTHRYKGLWCTGFGSLAMLAFTTFHYLSKMTQIKKEMNVELEGNPFKGFADAALESVELQWGWAVLVVGAALLVASAAIRGQREESHTWDRRFKTSPASVTVQVKAIKKNRLSILKWAGIGIIISILVVYMINLTLERRDESNVSVDSRISFPEDDEQLGPAFGFRGIKWGTYIYTLKDIVPDKEPYEFNALGKLKDKSQYLRERVRYSRRKVYGDVYTIKNDVLEIKHVGLEGIYYIFWLDKFYGVLIESSHNDYEDILGIYQDKYGEFSFESKTSVGKKEYEDFEINIKRISDEYCEISYWFKPILNERNENISRYYKNKEKKEKKLREAF
- a CDS encoding gamma-glutamylcyclotransferase — its product is MNIGEPSKLNKIPEDSPAVILRPFVYGTLKLGYWNHERFCVQPQSIEPATVWGGHHHLSAGFPTLEVPDSLILAHDTGDPIAYRHSARPTAYVSSAPQVTGT
- a CDS encoding excisionase family DNA-binding protein, which codes for MAEMEGPWLSVDAIDRHLGVSSSDTVYRWIDKHAMPAHRMGRLSKFKKDEADRNKKDSDK